GTTTTTGATCGCAAAGCCGACTTGTTCGCGCGAGCCTCCCATGAGATAAGTGATACCGCTTGCACTTCCTGTCGAAGCCACTACACAACCGCATAGTGCGGAGAGGCGTCCGAGCTTCTGCTTGATGTATATGACCATGAGGTTGCTGAGCATGAGGGCACGTATCTTTTGTTCCTCGGATACATTTTCATGTTCGGCAAAGCTGAGTACCGGTAGTGTGGCCGTGATACCTTGATTGCCACTTCCTGAATTGCTCATCACCGTCACCGGTGCACCATCCATACGGGCATCACAAGCTGCGCTGGTGTAGGTGAGGAGATGGGTGTAAGCGGTGTTGCCGAGATACTTCTTGCCGAGAGGCCCCTGGATCATGCGACCTACGCTGTGCCCGTAGTTACCCTTGAGCGAATACTCGGCAGCCCCACGATTGAGGCGTGCCGCTTCGAGGATGAAGTCGATCTCCTCAAGAGGCATCTCTGTCGCAAAGTCGTAGACCATGTTGAAGGTCAATGGGATATCCTGCTCTTGATTTGCGGGATGCTCTTCACTGCATGCCACCTCTCCCTCTCCGGTCGAAGGAGCCTCTATTTCGAACACTTTATTGTCTAACGTAAGTCTCTTCAGACTTGTGTGGATCTTCTCGATGATGGCATTTGCCTTGTGTCCGTCTGCGGATGTCAGGGTCGCCTCGATATAAAGCTTGTCCACATCACCATCCTTGAGAGAGATGTCGATGATGTTTTGATCCAAAAGTGCACGAGCTTGGGCAAACTGCTCAGCCGAAAAACCATCCAATACCTTCAGCTCCTTCTCCGGAGCAGCAATGACTGCTCCAAGGGCGATAGCAATCGGAAGACCGATCATACCTGTGCCCGGTATGCCGACCCCCATCGCATTTTTAAGGACATTGGCACTGAGTTCGAGCTTGATCTGTGTCGGAAGTGTCCCCAGAGCTTTGGCGGCATAAGCCACTGTGAGTGCCACTGCTACGGGTTCGGTACATCCTGTCGCAGGGATGACCTCTCTCTGTATCATCTTGATGATATCCAGCTGTGTTTGTCTTTCCATAATAAAATAGAGAGTATAGTGTTTTGAGTATCTTCTATGCTTTTCGATTTAACGTACAAATATACATACATATCTACAAATAAGGTCTTCCGACCCTCGTTAAATAATTTCAATTCACCGAAGGACTGTTTTTTTCGCCTTTCGGACATGGGCAGAAAGTGCTCTAAAAGTAGTGGCATCAAGGTCATTCGGTACGAGGCATCCAATTCTTTTCTTTACCTTGATACGTTTGTCCATGCGAAGGGGAGACTATCTCGGTGTGGCTCTCTTCTCCTCAGGGTCGGTATAATATAAATGACAGGTAGTGTGCTTACTTCTTGTGATTTTAGGCTTCATCAGTCCCATTTATCCCCAATAAATAGCTATCTTTATGTGTTGTTTAGCTGACAGACACGATTAACAACTCGTAAAGAAAACACAGAACTATATATGGAGACTTTATTGATAACCGGTGCTGAGGGGATGATAGCCAACCACTTCGCTACGCTGTATGATGGGAAGTACAACATCCGTTTTTTGAGTCGTCGCCCTGTCGGGCCTAATGTCTATCATTGGGATCCCGCCACGGGTATCATCGATCCTGCGGCTCTTGAGGGGGTCGATCATGTTCTGCATCTTTCGGGGGCAAGTCTCTTCGGTCATCGCTGGACTACTCGTTATCGCAACGAAATCATCTCCAGCAGAGCCGATGCCATTACTCTCATTGCTTCCGCTCTGATGGCACAAGGCATCCGTCTCTCATCATTTGTCTCCGTCTCTGCCACCGGGTATTATGGTATGGACACAGAGGACGAACTCATGTACGAGACCTCCAAGCCCGGCAAAGACTTCGTCTCCAAGGTCTGTCTTGCGTGGGAGGAAGAGGCAGAGTTGCTTCATGTCGAGAACCTTGCCGAGAGGGTCGTGATCCTAAGACTCGGACTCGTCTTCAGCCACTACTTCGGAGCACTGCCTTATATGGCGAAGGGCTGTCGCATGGGTGTGGCGAGTATCCTTGGTACAGGCAAACAGTATGTGCCTTGGATCCATGTCAATGACCTCTGTCGGATGTTTCACTTCGTGATCCAAAATCCATTTGCACATGGCGTCTACAATGCAGTAGCACCCGAAAAGGTGACGTATAGAGATGTTGTATCTACCTTGGCACAGCTCCATACCGGTCGTGCTTGCGAAGTATGGGTGCCCAGCCCGATCATACGTCTTTTCTACGGTGAGGCAAGTGATCTCCTGCTCAAGGGTAACAGAGTGTCTTGTGAGAAGATAGAGGAAGCCGGATTCGAATTTTTGCACCCTGAGTTGGAAGAGGCCTTGGAGCACATCTATCAGCTATGACCCGAGGACGCCTTTATCTTATCCCCATATCGCTTGGAGATGCTCCTGTGGAGCGTTATCAGCCGGGAGAGAATCTCCGCATCTTGTCTCAACTCACGACCTTTGTCGTCGAGAATGCCAAGACCGCAAGGCAGTACATTAAATCCGTCTTGCCCGAATCCAAAATTTCTGAGCTCACTATATATGAGGTGGACAAGCACAACGGGTATGCTTATCCCGTCGAAGTGATGCAGGCTCTGCTCTCGGGTACTGACGTGGGATTGATGTCCGAAGCCGGATGTCCTGCCGTCGCCGATCCCGGTAGTCTGATCGTCAAGGAGGCTCACCTCAAGGGGGTACAGGTCGTTCCGCTCGTGGGCCCATCATCCATCCTTCTTTCTCTGATGGCTTCCGGCTTCAGTGGGCAGAGGTTTACATTCTTGGGTTATCTACCTATTGACGACAAGAAGCGTAAAAACTTGTTTGCAGATATGGCACATAGGGTGCGTGCCTATGGAGAGACTCAGATCTTCATAGAGACACCGTACCGAAATGACAAACTCATCGCAGAGCTTTGTAAGACCTTGCCTGATGCCATGCACTTATGTGTGGCCGTAGATCTCACGACGGCGGGGGAAGAGATACATAGACACTCCATCAAGGAGTGGAAGAAGGTGGCCTCAGGGATCAGCTTGCACAAACGTCCTGCGATATTCCTTATCGGCTGAGTGATGAGCCGTCGTCTTACTTAACGAGTATCGTCAGATGGGATTTTTACATCGGTTTATAGCCAATAGGTTTCTGTATCGAGAAGGATCGGACGGAGGACGAAAGAGTCTTCCTGTCGTGCGTATATCGGCCATCGGTATTGCGCTCGGAGTGGTGCTGATACTACTCTCGATATTCATAGTCCGGGGATTCAAGCTGGAGATAAGGGATCGCATCAACGGTTTTGTCGGGCATCTCAAAATCTTTCATCCCGACAACGCACATAATCAATACACACAGCCCCTGCTTACGCCTTCAGCCTTGTTGGGCGAGATGAGAGCGATCATAACTCCCATCGACCCTAAGGGGGTGGTCTATACCTTTGCAGATCAGATGGGAGTGATCAAGACCGACTCCACGTACAGCGGTGTGATCATCCATGGTGTGGACAGTCTGTATGATGCTGAATTCTTCAAAAAATACCTTTTGAGAGGAGAGTGTCCTACGTTCGGATCGGACGAAGGCAGTCGCATCTTGATCTCCTCCTATGTCGCCAACTATCTGGATGTCGATGTGGGGCAAACAGTGATGACTTACTTCTTTGACGGAGAAAGGCTGAAGGTGCGTAAGTTCGATATCGCAGGTGTGTACCGCACCGGATTCAAGGATTATGACGAGAACATTGCGATCGGAAATATCCGAGATGTCAGAAGTATCCTTGATTGGAGTGAAGAGCAGTCGGGTGGGGTAGAGGTCAAACTCTCCGATGATCGCCTCTCCGATAGTGTCTATGACAATCTCTATGACCTCCTTCTGCAGCGTGTCAATACCGGTGGCGAACGATATACCATGCTTACCGCGAGGGATATGAATCCCGCCATGTACGGTTGGGTCGATCTCTTGGACACCAATGTCCGCCTTATCCTCATCCTCATGATCACTGTCGCGGCCATGACGATGATCACGGGTGTCATCGTCATCATCCTCGAACGCGTACGAGCCATAGCCACCCTCAAGGCCTTGGGACAACGTAATCATTCGCTCCGACAGGTCTTTCATCATGTGGCCGTACGTATCCTCCTCAAGGGTCTGCTTTGGGGCAATGCTGTTGCCCTCCTGATCGGAGCTTTGCAAAGCCACTTCAAGTTGGTCAAGCTCGATGCCGCTCAGTATTATATCGACTATGTCCCGATACACATCTCCATTTGGGCGATACTGCTCACCAACCTCATTACGATAGTAGCACTCTACTTGATCATCTTCGTCCCGACGATGATCATTGCGAATATCCGTCCTGCCGAAGGGGTGCGGTTCGACTGATCGAGATGCAGTCTCGACAGTGCCGGAGTGGCCTGTCCCACTGGAGTTTTTTATCTATCTTTGTTTGTCAGAGCCCAAGGCCGGACTCTTCTGTGTATTTGCAAAACAAGACATCATGAAGTTACGCCAACGTTTGTCATATACGTTCAACAGTGGGAAGAATCCCAAATTCGTCTACTATATCCGTAGTTATGCTCGTCTCTTGGTTCCTCAAGCATGGTGTCGAAGTCGTCTCAACAGCCTATTGGCTCGTGTGGCAAAACGCCCGGACAAGGACTATATCATGCGACGTGTCGAGTATTACAATGCTCTCACGCCGACTCTGCTTCCTGCCGATGCACCTCGGCTCCGTGATCATCGTATGGGAGAGAATAAGGTTTACTTCTTCGATACTTACGAGTACACCAGATATTTTGATGATGATCTCCGATGGGCTTTTCTTCCCGGAGATGTTACTCATGTCCCCGATGTGCCTTCGATAGTGAAGAGTCGTCCTCTTACTCCCGATAATGCCAACTCGGTCGTGATGAAACTGGATAAGGTGAGGCACTTCACTTTCATCAAGGATCGCAAGTCTTTCACGGAGAAGATGGACAAGGTCATCTTCAGAGGAAAGACCGAAGACAAGGAGTCTCGCATCCGATTTATGCAGATGTACTTCGATCATCCGATGTGCGATCTCGGAGATGTCTCGCATAGTTGTCCGCAGCATGAGTGGATCGTGGAGAAGATGACCCTCAGGGCGCACTTGGACTACAAGTTTGTGATGGCACTGGAGGGGATAGATGTCGCAAGCAATCTGAAGTGGATCATGTCGTCCAACTCTCTTGCCGTCATGCCCAAGCCCACTTGTGAGACTTGGTTCATGGAGGGTACTTTGATTCCGAACCATCACTATGTCGAGATCAAGCCCGACTTCTCCGACTTGGAGGAGCGTGTGCGTTATTATATCGACCACCCCGATGAGGCGCAACGGATCATAGAGAATGCCAACGCTTATGTCCGACAGTTTTGGGATAAGGAGCGAGAGGATCTCATCTCACTATTGGTCTTGCAGAAGTATTTCGAGCAGACCAATCCGGGATACAAGAAATAAACATACATATCCATACCGCGATGGAACTGATACACAAGGTAAACATCCCCAAGCGTGCACAGGGCTACGACCACACGACGAGATTCAGTCTATGGGGTTCGTGCTTTTCGTCCGAACTCACTGCGTACCTTCAAGACAACCTTTTCACCGTCCACCCTTCTCCCTTCGGCATCATGTACAACCCGGCCTCAATAGCAAAGGGACTGCAGAGGGTGCTGGAGGGAAAAGCTTTCGATGAGAGCGAACTCTTCGAGCAAGATGGTATTTGGTACAGCAATATGCACCATGGGGATTATGCTTCGCACGATAAGGGGCTTGCCCTGAGTCGTATCAATGAGGACTTGGAACATCTAAAGAATGTGCTCAAGGACATCAATGTGTGGGTATTTACTTTTGGTACTTCGTACATCTATGAGGAGGTGAAGACCTCGGAGGTCGTCAATAACTGTCACCGTCGTCCGGCCAAAGACTTCTCACGTCGCCGACTTTCGGTCGAAGAGATCGTCTCTCTCTGGAAACCTTTGGTCGCAAGACTGCAAGAGGCTGGAGGCGAAGTGATCTTCACCGTCAGTCCGATCTGCCACTATCGGGACGGTGCACATGAGAGTCGTCTGGGCAAGGCTGTCCTCCTTTTGGCCATCGATGCCCTGCAGGAGGAGTCCTCTCGGGTGGGGTACTTTCCCTCGTATGAGATCATGATGGACGAGCTCCGAGACTATCGCTTCTATGCCGAAGACCTCGTTCACCCATCTCCCACGGCGGTACGATACATCATGGAGCGTTTTGCCGAGACTCATATCGATGCCCTTGCGACAGAGAGCATCCTCACACGCTGGTCAGCCCTTCGTAAACTCCTGGCACATAGCCCGATGACGACACATCCCGATCGTCTGAGGGCTCATTACTTTTCACTTCTTGAGAAGTTGGAGGCTTTCCGAGCAGAGTGCCCCAACGAAATGATACAGAAGTCCATCACACAAGTACAATCCTCTTTGGCGCAAATACGATGAATGCTTATCCACTATCAACGATCGCTACGATATTAGGTGCGACATTTACTCTTCCCTCGGATCCGATGATAGACATATTGCTGACAGATAGCCGTTCGCTCACTTATCCCGAGCGTACTCTATTTTTTGCCATAGTCACGCACAAGGGGAATGGTCATGACTACATCGATGATCTGTATGCCAAGGGGGTAAGATCTTTCGTCGTTTCCGAGAGACAGCATTCTGCGAAGTATCCGGAGGCTTTCTTCATCGAGGTGCCCGACGTGCTGAGGGCCTTGCAGCAAGTAGCTACAGCCCATCGTGGATCCTTGAAGATGCCTGTGGTGGGGATTACGGGAAGTAATGGAAAGACCACACTCAAAGAGATATTGTATCAGTTGCTTCACTCTCGTATGAGGGTGGGACGCTCACCTAAGAGTTACAACTCTTCGATAGGAGTTCCGCTTTCTCTCTGGAGTATACAGCAGACTGACGAGATAGCTTTCATCGAGGCCGGTATATCTCTTCCCAATGAGATGGAGGTATTGGCGAAGATGATATCGCCTACATTTGGGATCATCACGAATATAGGTGAGGCACATCAGGAGAACTTCTCTTCTCTTCGACATAAATGTCTCGAAAAGCTCAAACTCTTTGCGGATACAGAGACGATAGTTTACTGTGCCGATGACGAGCTCATCCGGGAAGGACTGGAGGACTCGGGGCTTCTCTCAAGAGCCATCGGCTGGAGTCGTAAGGATCGGAGTGCTCCGGTCTTTGTCCGTTCGGTCGAGACAGAGCGTGATTATACTCTCCTTCGTCTTTCCATCCGAGGGGGTGAGGAGACTTATCGCATCTCCTATACCGACGAGGGCTCGATACATGATGTCCTTTTGGCGATAACTTTTTTGCAGAAAGTTTGTCCCGAAGTCTTGTCGGACAAGGATGCGTTTGCACATCTCGACCCCATATCTATGCGTCTCGAAGTCATCGAGGGTAATGATGAGAT
This is a stretch of genomic DNA from Porphyromonas cangingivalis. It encodes these proteins:
- a CDS encoding serine dehydratase subunit alpha family protein, translating into MERQTQLDIIKMIQREVIPATGCTEPVAVALTVAYAAKALGTLPTQIKLELSANVLKNAMGVGIPGTGMIGLPIAIALGAVIAAPEKELKVLDGFSAEQFAQARALLDQNIIDISLKDGDVDKLYIEATLTSADGHKANAIIEKIHTSLKRLTLDNKVFEIEAPSTGEGEVACSEEHPANQEQDIPLTFNMVYDFATEMPLEEIDFILEAARLNRGAAEYSLKGNYGHSVGRMIQGPLGKKYLGNTAYTHLLTYTSAACDARMDGAPVTVMSNSGSGNQGITATLPVLSFAEHENVSEEQKIRALMLSNLMVIYIKQKLGRLSALCGCVVASTGSASGITYLMGGSREQVGFAIKNMVGNLTGMICDGAKPSCSLKVTSGVSSAMLSSLLAMEQKVVTSNEGVVDDDVDRSIDNLTSIGRDAMTETDKHVLHIMTHKN
- a CDS encoding glycosyl transferase family 90 — protein: MKLRQRLSYTFNSGKNPKFVYYIRSYARLLVPQAWCRSRLNSLLARVAKRPDKDYIMRRVEYYNALTPTLLPADAPRLRDHRMGENKVYFFDTYEYTRYFDDDLRWAFLPGDVTHVPDVPSIVKSRPLTPDNANSVVMKLDKVRHFTFIKDRKSFTEKMDKVIFRGKTEDKESRIRFMQMYFDHPMCDLGDVSHSCPQHEWIVEKMTLRAHLDYKFVMALEGIDVASNLKWIMSSNSLAVMPKPTCETWFMEGTLIPNHHYVEIKPDFSDLEERVRYYIDHPDEAQRIIENANAYVRQFWDKEREDLISLLVLQKYFEQTNPGYKK
- a CDS encoding SAM-dependent methyltransferase yields the protein MTRGRLYLIPISLGDAPVERYQPGENLRILSQLTTFVVENAKTARQYIKSVLPESKISELTIYEVDKHNGYAYPVEVMQALLSGTDVGLMSEAGCPAVADPGSLIVKEAHLKGVQVVPLVGPSSILLSLMASGFSGQRFTFLGYLPIDDKKRKNLFADMAHRVRAYGETQIFIETPYRNDKLIAELCKTLPDAMHLCVAVDLTTAGEEIHRHSIKEWKKVASGISLHKRPAIFLIG
- a CDS encoding GSCFA domain-containing protein; this translates as MELIHKVNIPKRAQGYDHTTRFSLWGSCFSSELTAYLQDNLFTVHPSPFGIMYNPASIAKGLQRVLEGKAFDESELFEQDGIWYSNMHHGDYASHDKGLALSRINEDLEHLKNVLKDINVWVFTFGTSYIYEEVKTSEVVNNCHRRPAKDFSRRRLSVEEIVSLWKPLVARLQEAGGEVIFTVSPICHYRDGAHESRLGKAVLLLAIDALQEESSRVGYFPSYEIMMDELRDYRFYAEDLVHPSPTAVRYIMERFAETHIDALATESILTRWSALRKLLAHSPMTTHPDRLRAHYFSLLEKLEAFRAECPNEMIQKSITQVQSSLAQIR
- a CDS encoding TIGR01777 family oxidoreductase; translated protein: METLLITGAEGMIANHFATLYDGKYNIRFLSRRPVGPNVYHWDPATGIIDPAALEGVDHVLHLSGASLFGHRWTTRYRNEIISSRADAITLIASALMAQGIRLSSFVSVSATGYYGMDTEDELMYETSKPGKDFVSKVCLAWEEEAELLHVENLAERVVILRLGLVFSHYFGALPYMAKGCRMGVASILGTGKQYVPWIHVNDLCRMFHFVIQNPFAHGVYNAVAPEKVTYRDVVSTLAQLHTGRACEVWVPSPIIRLFYGEASDLLLKGNRVSCEKIEEAGFEFLHPELEEALEHIYQL
- a CDS encoding ABC transporter permease codes for the protein MGFLHRFIANRFLYREGSDGGRKSLPVVRISAIGIALGVVLILLSIFIVRGFKLEIRDRINGFVGHLKIFHPDNAHNQYTQPLLTPSALLGEMRAIITPIDPKGVVYTFADQMGVIKTDSTYSGVIIHGVDSLYDAEFFKKYLLRGECPTFGSDEGSRILISSYVANYLDVDVGQTVMTYFFDGERLKVRKFDIAGVYRTGFKDYDENIAIGNIRDVRSILDWSEEQSGGVEVKLSDDRLSDSVYDNLYDLLLQRVNTGGERYTMLTARDMNPAMYGWVDLLDTNVRLILILMITVAAMTMITGVIVIILERVRAIATLKALGQRNHSLRQVFHHVAVRILLKGLLWGNAVALLIGALQSHFKLVKLDAAQYYIDYVPIHISIWAILLTNLITIVALYLIIFVPTMIIANIRPAEGVRFD